The nucleotide sequence ACAGATTGTTGAATGCTTTAATAATGGGCCGACCTAATTGATTTGAAACCCAAACACTTTCAACCATTCCATTTTCAATTTCCTTAATCTGATTGTCTCTAAAAGGATAATAGTTGGACGTGTCTGCAATGATGACGTCCTCTCCAACTTGATCGATGATAGGGCGGATGCTCGGCATGACATGAAGAGGGAGGGAGAGTAGAAGAACGTCAATGTTGGTGATAACCTCTTCGACATCTACAGGTGTTCCTGCAATATCCTTGCCATCCAGGTGTTCAATATTCCGGGCATCTGCAATTTTAACCTCATGCCCATTTTTAACTAATTTTTTTGAGATGCTTGCCCCTATTGGTCCAGCTCCTATGATTCCAAACTTCATTTTTCTTCCTCCTAGAATATTATTTCACCTATTACTTATCATGTTGGATTAAATCAAGTGAACTGACACTTAGATAACAAATATAGTTAGTAGGCTAAACAAATTGTAACATAGAATATTACTAAAAAGAAACGCAGACGTTTCAGTGAAATTTATAACTTCAGGTGATTATTTTGATTTATAAGAAATGATAGTGGACCGTCCATCTACAAAGTACCACTTCGATGTACATCCGAAATACGCAGAAGTTCTAACCAAGTGACCATCGTCAAGCCGGGCAATTTATAATTGCTAAAACTTTATGGGCTTTAAAATGAACTGGCCCAAAACATAAAATGGTTTAAACCTATCGCAGGACATGTGTACGGTAAATTACTGTGCTCCTTCTCTGCATCGAGTTGCAGAGAAGGATAGACGATTCGCCCGCTATCCGAGATAAACTTTCATCAAATAAAAACTGCATTCGATTGCCGGATTGATGCCCGACAATTGAGTGCAGTCCTTAAAGGAGTCTTTGAAATTGAATTTCATTCATATAAGCGGTGTGCGTTAATGAATGCAGCAAAAAGAGATCAATAAACTTCTGTGAGTTCAGTGTCTGAATAAACGGAAACCTGGACAACCGCTTTCCCCTCACCAATGTTTTTGACAAAATGAGGCACACAGGCATTCCAGCTGAAAGAATCTCCCGCTTCGGCTACGATGGAATCTTCTCCTTGTTCAGCAAGGATTTTTCCTTCAAGGACCAGATGGGACTCCAAGCCTTCATGTGCATTGCTTTCTCCGGTAGACGCACCAGGAGGAAATTCGACAATCATCATCCGCAAACCTCCGATAGAAGATAAGTGCTCCACCTTCAAACTGTTGTACTTGGAGTAATTTCGCTCGTCTTTTCTTACAACCCGCATATGCTCCTGTTTTTCCAATAGCAAATAGGGTAGCGGCACCCTCAAATAGTTTGAAATGGTCTGCAGTGTACTAATGGAAGGGGAACTATTGTTATTTTCGATGTTGCTGACAAAGCCTTTTGACAAACCGGTTTCTTCACACATCTGCGCAATCGTGATTTGCTTGCGGTTGCGTATGCTCCGGATTTTCGATCCAATGTCCATTTTTTTCTTCACCTCTTATGTTTCATTATAGAGAACTTATTTCTATTTTAGCAAACAAATTGTTGACAATCTAGCAGAAGGTTGTTATCTTATAAGAAATAAAGATTCTTATTAGAAAACAAAAAGCCGATTGGCTATTTTTTCTGCCTGTAAGTTTATTAATAAGAATAATTTATCTCTTAAAGAATTTAAAGAGAACAAGAAAGAGAAAGGATGGTCAAAATGAATGCACCTTTGGCTTTTGAACTAAAAAAGCCCCGTAATGCAGATCCGGACAGAACTTATCCCGCACTTTTTGTCATGCACGGTATGGGCAGCAATGAAAAAGATATGCTGAATTTGGTGAGTGGACTGGAAGACCATTTTTATATTTTCAGTATACGCGGCCCAATTGAACGTCCACCTGGATATGCTTTTTTTACAATTGAGCGATTTGGAAAACCCCATCAAGAGGTGTTTCAGGCAGCTGCCGATAAAGTTTCGGATTTTATCGGCTGGGCTGAAAGTGAATATCCGCTGGATGCAAGCCGGATTTACTTGCTTGGGTTTAGCCAGGGAGCCATTCTTTCGATGGCAATAGGATTGTCTTTGGGAACCCGCATCCGGGGCATTGTTGCTTTGAGTGGGTACATTCCGGAATTTGTTAAAACCGAGTTTCAGCAAAGTTCAATGGAAGGGCTGTCGCTGTTCATCTCGCACGGAGAACAAGACCCGGCTTTGCCTTTTGAATGGGGACAAACAAGCCGGAATTATTTCCAGGGCTTAGGGGCGGATGTGACGTTCAAGAACTATCCGTCAGCACATACTGTATCGCTGCAGAATTATAAGGATTTTGAAAAGTGGCTGCTAGATTCACTGGCATGACCCAAAAGAGCTAATAGAGGAGGAAATTATTATGTCAAATAAAGTAGAAGCAAGCACTGTATTGTTGCGTGTTGTATTGGGAATCAGTTTCTTTGTCCACGGATTGGTGAAATTTCAAGGAGGGATCGGCAATACTGCAGGATGGTTCGACAGCATCGGCATCCCTGGATCTTTGGCATATGCTGTGGCTTTAATTGAAATGATAGGTGGATTTGCATTGATCATTGGACTGGGTACACGCATCGTCTCCGCATTGTTGGCAGTGGTGATGCTTGGCGCAATTTTCACAGCAAAATTGCCGGCAGGATTCTTAGGCGACGGTGTGGGAGCAGGATATGAACTGGACATTGCTTTCATGGCAATCGCTATTTTCCTTGCAGTGAACGGCAGTAGAATGCTGGCAGTAGATGGCATCATTTCAAAAACACAGCAACACAAACAGGAATCTAGCCAGTCAGTTTAATGGCTATAAAAGAAAAGGCATTTCCGGTTACCGTAAAGGTAGCGTGGAAATGCCTTTTCTTTTGGTATTTTTGAATTTACGAATAGATCAACTGATAAATTCAATCTCGTTGATACATTCAAGTGACTTCAATAATGGATAAATATGCTAAAGTGAAAAAAGGTAACATATAGCTAAAGGAGAATAGAAAATATACTTACTTGGATGTTAAAAGGATATATGCACACTAGGAGGAGAAAACGACGGAACAGTTAATAGAAAAACTCTTAAGTTGGATCAGCCTGGCGAATAAACCAATTGTAATCGGCGTTTCCGGGCATGGCGCTGCCGGAAAAACGACGTTCACAAATCGGCTTCTGAACCTGATGGATGAAAAAAAGGTCAATTACCTGAACACCGATCCGTATATTGTGAGTTCACAAGTCCGTAAGCACACCACTATCGACTATTCCTATCAAAACGAAAATCATCGGTATAAAATGACCGCCTGCCATCCGGCAGCGCATCATCTGCCTTCCCTAGAAAGAGACGTCCAGATGATAAGGAATGGGATGGATGTATATACGATAGCTACGCATTACAAACAAAGCGAGTTTCTCTCTTCCAAGAATAACGTGACGATCGTAGAAGGGATGAGTGCGGCGTTTATTGATCCCGCTTTATTTGATGTGAAAATTTACTTCTATACAGATGGCGAAACAGAATTCAGGAGACGGTCGGGTCGTGATGTGATTGAAAGAGGAACCGAAATTAATTATCTAAGACAGTCCCATGAAGAACGCCGGATACAATATGAACTGTTTATGCATCCTTATAGCCGGCATTTCGATATTATCATCAAAACGACCGATGAACAGACAAGCGTAGAAAAAGCTGTCTTTGATTTCAAATGGAACTCCCAGTAACTTAAGAACAAAACAGCAGAGTGTAGTTGGATATAATAAGAAATAAATCAAAATAATCACGAGGGAGCAATGAAGGATGACTTCCTATCAAATAAAAAAACTAATAATCGAAGATTATCATAAATGCAGTAATATTTGGGAGATGGAAAAGAATCCAAAGATGACTGTGGCGTTTTATGACGAGTTAGTCAGTGGAAACCGAATTACTTTTATTTATTTAGTGAATGATGAGTTTGTAGGGGAAGGTTCTTTGGTTCTTCAAAACAATGATCCAGCGTACACAATCCCTGGTAAACGAATTTACCTGTCTCATATGATTGTTAAAGAAGAGTATCGGAATCGTGGAATAGGCGGCATTATTGCAGATTATTTGATTGATCATGCGAAAAAAATTGGTTATGCAGAAGTTTCACTCGGTGTAGACACAGATAACTTAAACGCAAGACATCTTTACGAGAAGAAGGGGTTTACAAATATTTTATATCATGGCGAAGATGAATACGGGGAATTTGTAAAGCTTTTAAAGAAACTAACTTAAAGCATATACACATTTTGATTTTCCGAACTTCATTTTCTTACTAAAAAAATGAAGTTTACATCTCCTTAATGAAATTTATAACCTGTTAAACCGGAATTACAAGACGACAATCAGGAGGAACAGACTATGCCAACACAAGAGTGGGAAAATCGGATGGATGACGGGGACGACCTGTTTTCAACAGAAAGTATAGCGGCAGCTGAAAAAGTGCTTCAGTCTTATATTGATGGAATTTCTCGGCTTCAAGAACCGACCGAAGAAGAACTGATGGAAAAAGTGAAAGAAGTGGTTCTTCGCTTGAATGCAGTGAATGAAGAATACAACTTCTTCATTGAGACTTTAGAGCGGGAAGAACTCTGTGAATTCATCATGGAACATGCAAAGAAAGCCGGTTTGGTTGCCGATGAAGACATTACCGAAGAATGGCGGGAGTGGTAAGGAAATTCCATAAGGATAGATAAATACTTTTTAAGAAAACAGAAAGACCTTAGTAAAACAGTTGATATGCCTGGATTAACAAAGACATTGCCTCTGCTAGACCTAAAATTAGAACGAAGAAAAGACTTGTTTAGCAGCAATTCTTTTCCCCGTTTATTTGTATAGTTTAGCTTGCGAGTGCAGACAATGGCAGCACATTAATTCCTGATTTATGCATGTTCAATGAAACTCTTTCACACGGGCATTACCGCCTTGCCTAGTTCACTTGGATTAGTTAGAGCGTTTTATCAGCTGGTATCTCAAGAGTTCTCCAATGATCTTAAATTAAAAAAAGGAGAGAGCAAGTTCTGCTCCTCCCTTTAGTTTGTGAATACTTCCCAATCGACGGTGTATATTCGATTGTTGATAAAAAGGCGAGACTATGTTGCAAAAGTCTTGAGTGCTTTGAAGAAGTTCCAGCTCTTCAAATGTGAAATCCAGGGAAAGTTAGGATGGAGTTAATGGTTGATATGGGGTTAGGTTCTTAATCGCCACTTCCCGTCTTATCATTCGCCAACTCTTCTATAAAATCGTAAGCAATTGCTTCAGTTTCTGCTTTGTAGAAAAAACCCTGGTATTTTACCGTATCGCTTGAATGGATGACCAAGTCTTCCATTACTTCTCCCTCATTATCTAAAAAGATCGTTCTATAACCAAATTCCTTCTCTCCGATTGAAGGGACTCCTTTTTGAAAAGTGATGTTGTTCAAATCGTCGACAAGGTACCGGATGTCGCTTTCTTCCGTGATCTCTGTTAATTTTACCGAGTTTCCATTCAAAATTTCTATTTCAGCTATTTGGGCGGATTCTAAATCTAAAATTTTATTGGGAAGATAAGTCCATGCAAAAAGCAGGAGTAATAATAGTGGAACCGCGATGAAAAGGCGTTCCATCCCCCTTATTGTCTTCATAGTAGTTGCCTCCTTACAGCATAGTGGCCATTACAGATTTGTTTAGTATAATCAAGCAATCCGGAAGCATTGGCAATGATTGCACGGCTCCCCTTATACACAGCTTTCATAGTGGGCCAAAGAAGTTCCAGTGCGCGGCGAAAAGCAGGGTACAGTTGTGAATCGCTGGATCGGCCCCTCCCAATCATCTTTACGGATTTCTGCGTAGTTTCCCTGTGTATACGAAGAAATGACTTGACGCCAAAATCTTTGTGCAGGAAGGTTAGCCTCCAACTCCGCAACTTCCCAGTTTCCAGGATATAAATCGAATAAGTAGCATGCTGCTTGTTTCCCGATGCCTTCTTTGCGGTATTTTTTAAGGATAAAGAATTCATTGATTTTGAAGTAGGATGAACGATGCACCCCCTCCAAAGCAATCTCTCTCACTAAGGCAAAACCCGCAAGTTTTCCGTCAGCTTTTATAAAAAATGGAAAGTGCCCCGGAACTGTCCAATAATAGTCAAGGTACTTGTATCCATAAACTCCGTCTTCGTTTACATCTTCAGATTCAAATTCCGAGAAATCGTATTGGTACAACTCCAGCAAGCTTTGCATAGCATCTCTTTGGGCCAATGCGGCCTGTATGATTTCAATTTTCATCATTCATCCTCCGTTCGTTCTGGCTAGCAGGCTTTTATATTTATGAAAACCGTTCCAATCCTTTAACTTAAAACGACTTTACCGGAAAGAAATGAAATCTAGATGAAAATTGAGCTGGGAAAAATTCTTTGCTAAGAAAAAGTACCGATTGAATGAAGTTTGCATTGGTTTATAGTGAAAGTAAGGCTTCAACTTTAAATGGCAGATCAAAAATACAAGATATGTCTGAAATTAGGAGAAATTATTGAAGCAGAGGATTTTCTTTATTAGAGGGGCAGCACGATGGCACTCCAAGGACTGTTTGAACACCGGACAACTAAGGTAAAAGTAGTGGCTATCTTAGTTCAGGCCATTTGCAGGGTTAACTCATGGATTTAAAGTTAATATTTAGGGGATAATTTGTGAAACTGGATGAAACATTTAGGAAGGAGGAGTTTTTTGTTTTCTAAAGTTAAATTCATTGCTTCAACAGCTATTTTGACTGGACTTGTTCTTCTTCTTGCAAAAGTTGATGAAACCTTCAATTTATACAATGCTCCTTACATATTAATTATCGCGGGCTTGATTATGTTGGTAATTTCATCGCTGGCTACTAATAAAGAAAAAAGTTTGTTATGTAGAATTGGCTTACATAGATTCGAGCAAGTGGGGCGAGATAACGAAGCAGCATTATTTATCTACAGATGCAAACGATGTGGACAGGAAAAGAACGTAATAAAAGCATTTTAATCGGCTGGATTTTATTTGAGACCAAATTTTAAATGCATTGTATTTCTTTTTGATTCGAATGCTACACAGCAGCAATTAAGTCCTGTTCATTTACTTGTGTTGAACGATTGGAAATGAAGACAATTATTAAAGGTCGCGAAGCTTGATTCTTTCTCCTTAATAAGGATTAATCCCATCGGCAGAAAGAAGTGACTTCTGTCCAAGACCATCCCTTGTATATAGAGCTCAAATCAGGAGAACACTGAAGAGGTTCCGAAAAACACAAATAGCCAAGCACCGCTATTACTTATGCAAGGGTGGAGAATAAGGACGGGAGAAGGAGATGACGAGTTTTCTTAAGAGA is from Planococcus liqunii and encodes:
- a CDS encoding DoxX family protein, whose protein sequence is MSNKVEASTVLLRVVLGISFFVHGLVKFQGGIGNTAGWFDSIGIPGSLAYAVALIEMIGGFALIIGLGTRIVSALLAVVMLGAIFTAKLPAGFLGDGVGAGYELDIAFMAIAIFLAVNGSRMLAVDGIISKTQQHKQESSQSV
- a CDS encoding GNAT family N-acetyltransferase — its product is MKIEIIQAALAQRDAMQSLLELYQYDFSEFESEDVNEDGVYGYKYLDYYWTVPGHFPFFIKADGKLAGFALVREIALEGVHRSSYFKINEFFILKKYRKEGIGKQAACYLFDLYPGNWEVAELEANLPAQRFWRQVISSYTQGNYAEIRKDDWEGPIQRFTTVPCFSPRTGTSLAHYESCV
- a CDS encoding GNAT family N-acetyltransferase, whose amino-acid sequence is MTSYQIKKLIIEDYHKCSNIWEMEKNPKMTVAFYDELVSGNRITFIYLVNDEFVGEGSLVLQNNDPAYTIPGKRIYLSHMIVKEEYRNRGIGGIIADYLIDHAKKIGYAEVSLGVDTDNLNARHLYEKKGFTNILYHGEDEYGEFVKLLKKLT
- a CDS encoding helix-turn-helix domain-containing protein produces the protein MDIGSKIRSIRNRKQITIAQMCEETGLSKGFVSNIENNNSSPSISTLQTISNYLRVPLPYLLLEKQEHMRVVRKDERNYSKYNSLKVEHLSSIGGLRMMIVEFPPGASTGESNAHEGLESHLVLEGKILAEQGEDSIVAEAGDSFSWNACVPHFVKNIGEGKAVVQVSVYSDTELTEVY
- a CDS encoding NADPH-dependent F420 reductase, coding for MKFGIIGAGPIGASISKKLVKNGHEVKIADARNIEHLDGKDIAGTPVDVEEVITNIDVLLLSLPLHVMPSIRPIIDQVGEDVIIADTSNYYPFRDNQIKEIENGMVESVWVSNQLGRPIIKAFNNLLAYTLENKGTPDGTEGRIAMAIAGDSPSQKQVMIDVVNELGFDAVDGGSLSDSWREQPGTPAYCTELTKEELVEALKKADKEKAPIQRDKVMEKFSAGMTHDDIVRINRETYNS
- a CDS encoding alpha/beta hydrolase is translated as MNAPLAFELKKPRNADPDRTYPALFVMHGMGSNEKDMLNLVSGLEDHFYIFSIRGPIERPPGYAFFTIERFGKPHQEVFQAAADKVSDFIGWAESEYPLDASRIYLLGFSQGAILSMAIGLSLGTRIRGIVALSGYIPEFVKTEFQQSSMEGLSLFISHGEQDPALPFEWGQTSRNYFQGLGADVTFKNYPSAHTVSLQNYKDFEKWLLDSLA
- a CDS encoding uridine kinase family protein, which gives rise to MEKLLSWISLANKPIVIGVSGHGAAGKTTFTNRLLNLMDEKKVNYLNTDPYIVSSQVRKHTTIDYSYQNENHRYKMTACHPAAHHLPSLERDVQMIRNGMDVYTIATHYKQSEFLSSKNNVTIVEGMSAAFIDPALFDVKIYFYTDGETEFRRRSGRDVIERGTEINYLRQSHEERRIQYELFMHPYSRHFDIIIKTTDEQTSVEKAVFDFKWNSQ